CAATGCTAAAAGTGAATTGAGTTCTGGTGTTGCGATTCTTAATAATTAAATTGTTATTATAAGAAAATATATGGCGGAATATAATAGAGTTGTGATATTCAATTTATAAATATCTACATTAGAATTTAAGAGTACGATTTTGATTTTAGAAGTAGATAATTGTTTAATGATTTATAACTAATATAGGCAACATATGAAAGTATTATTTATTGTGGAGTATTTTTTAAAATATGCTTGTTAAAATTAGTGAAAAAGAGATTATAAGAATTAAGAGTTTAAGTTAATATACTATTAAGTAAAGTATATGATTGATTATTACCAGTTTAAACTGATAGTTGTGATAGTTGTGTATTATATTATCCTTAAAATAATGTTTAGTAGTAATATTTTTTCTTTTTTTTAGAATATGTGATATATATAATTTATATTGTATATATAAATTAAGAACGGAGGTTTAAATGAAAAAACCATTAGGTTTATTAATAATAATTAATTTATTTATGGGGTGTGATAGTGACAGTATGTTTAGTTTAAGCAAATTGATAGATAAACATAAGGATACTGCTAGTAATATACTTGGATTAGATAAATTATCAGATGAGAGTAAGGGTGCTTTATTAGATTCAGCATTAACAATTGGACAAGAGATGGTACAAGTTGGGAAAGATATGGGTCCTAGAGTAGTAAATATGGGAGAAGAAGTAGTATCAGGAACATTGGAATTAGGACAAGAGATGGTACAAGTGGTACAAGATTTAGGGGAAGTAATAGTTCCAGAAGTATTACAAGCAGGTCAAGTGATATTGCCAGGAGTATTACAAGCTGGTCAAATTGTAGTTCCAGAGGTATTGGAGACAGGGAAAGTGATAGGACAAGGTCTTCAAGATATTTTTTGGTTTGTTGGAAATGTTGTTAGTGATATGTTAGAAGATTTGCTTGTTAAGGCAGATATTAAGTTTACTGATAAGAGAAGTAAGGTAAAAGAACACTTTGACAAAGTGAAAAGTCAATTAGAAGATGTTAAAAGAAGTAAATTAGGTGGTTCATCAGAAGTTCTTAGCAAATTAATTACTGCTGTAGAGAAATTAGCCAATGCTGTTGGTGATGATAAGATTGATATTGGAGCAATAAGCGATAGTAGTACTAAAGCATCTATTGTTTCTAATGGGGACAGTGTTAAAGATATCATTGATGGGATTAAAGAAATAGTTGAGCTTGCTGAAAAGTCAGGTGTAAGTATTGAATCAGGAAATGTTGGGCTTGAAGTTAAGGCCGAAAGTCCTTCTGGTGCTTCTGCTGCTCTTAATGGTGGTCAAGGTGGTGCACAAGAGGGAGCTGGTGTTAAACTTGCTGAAGAGGTATCTAAAGCTGACCCATGGGCAATACTTGATAAGATAAAGAATTCTAAAATTAAGAATGGTAATCTTGAAGATAATGATAAGAGTGCTG
This region of Borrelia hispanica CRI genomic DNA includes:
- a CDS encoding variable large family protein, with the protein product MKKPLGLLIIINLFMGCDSDSMFSLSKLIDKHKDTASNILGLDKLSDESKGALLDSALTIGQEMVQVGKDMGPRVVNMGEEVVSGTLELGQEMVQVVQDLGEVIVPEVLQAGQVILPGVLQAGQIVVPEVLETGKVIGQGLQDIFWFVGNVVSDMLEDLLVKADIKFTDKRSKVKEHFDKVKSQLEDVKRSKLGGSSEVLSKLITAVEKLANAVGDDKIDIGAISDSSTKASIVSNGDSVKDIIDGIKEIVELAEKSGVSIESGNVGLEVKAESPSGASAALNGGQGGAQEGAGVKLAEEVSKADPWAILDKIKNSKIKNGNLEDNDKSAGELVTGFVNTPNGIGAKTNADFAAAVALKAMSKSGKFAVQSNDSNSDDANKIKDAAAEAVNKVLDTLGLIIRRTVRMEIGKVNKKVIEQKS